In ANME-2 cluster archaeon, the sequence GCAGGGGCCCTGATGGGAATCGGTGCTGTTAAGGGCGTGGAGATAGGGGCGGGTTTTTCCGCAGCCACCATGACAGGCAGCCAGATGAACGACCCTTTCGATATACAAAATGGCAGGGTGGTATGTTCCACCAACAATGCCGGAGGCATCCTGGGTGGCATTTCCAGCGGAGAGACTATTATTTGCAGGATCGCGGTCAAACCCACACCGTCCATCGCCCGGCCACAGAATACCGTGGATATGTCTGATATGTCCAGAACCGAAATAATCATAGAAGGACGGCACGACCCTACAATCCCGCCAAGGATCGTACCTGTGGCTGAAGCTATGATGGCTCTGGTACTGGCTGACCACATCCTGCGTTCATAATAATCTTCCAATCGGGTAAGGACAGGACTATGCTATGGCTTCATAGACCGTTTGTTCACTCTCTTCCGGAGGCATGCTTTTCCCGACCTCGAACCTTGGGAAACTGGCAATATCAGACTTGAGCTCTTCAAAAATATCGTACTTGGGACTGATTATGATAATGTGTGCCGGTGGATGTATCCTGGATAGATTTCCTATGGCCACACTTGGGATGGTTTTAAGGGGAACCACGGCGGCTGAACGGCATTTGTTCCTTAATTGTGTACAAAGGACTTCAGTGAGTATTTCATCTGCATAATCCGAAGTTATGTATTTCGGTACGTCTGAGAACACCATCCTGCCATATCTCCTCAGATCCAGTAAGGCAGTATTTACTTTCGTAGCACTATCGGCCCTTACCACTGCAAAAGATTCCATTTTTTTCACTCCACACTAGTGAAGTGTTTAGCAACAAGCACTATAAATTTTTATCTATATGGTCACGCACATTTAACTCTGTCAACCTTTTCGTAGATAAATGAAATAAGGTCATTGAAGTCTTCCATTTCTTCAATTTCGGATTTTTTCAAAAGCACGGTATTATCCACACATTCCGTCTTGCACTCACCATTTACAATGAACATTGACTGAGCTTTTGTAACTTCTGAGATACTGCTCATCAGTTTTGCTCTTTTTACCATTGCACTCGTATAATCGCTAAATCCAGTAAGGATAATGGGCATGTTCTTATTTTTACTGCTGTTCGTGTGCTCAAATGAGACTGCATTGAAGGGTGCCTGCGACACAGGCATGACATCCATATCCAAACTCGATAATATTGATCTTATACTTATGCCGGGTTCTGTTTCAACCGGATTTGTCCTATTTTTCAGTGCTTTGTTATCAACATTAAGAAAATCGATTGCAATGGCTATTGCCTGATTGAACATTTCCTCAAGCCGTATCACCATATCAACTGACATGTCCATACCATCTTCTTCGTATTTGCTGATAGACCGTCTGGACACCCCCAGTTCAGAAGCCAGGGCACCGATGGAGAGGTTTGAATACAAACGCATCTCATGCAATACGTGACCGTCCACGTTCACATAGAGCCCTCCCGGAGCAGCATATACTATGGGAGGTACTTCTTCCACGAAATAATCATACAGGGTGTCGATGTTAATGGCAGGTATGCCGTACCTGTAATAGACCACACCTGATTCCAGGGAATGGTCCCTGCTCTTCTCACCGATAACTAATGGAGTTCCATCAAGGTATTCCGACAGCTGCAGCATCTCCTGTGCAGTGTCTTCTTTCAGGCCGTCCACGTTGGAGAGTACCTTTATAAGCAGCAGTACATCATCATTTCCCGCTGCGATATCAAAACTCCGTGGCCTGATATTACAGCGATCTGAGATTGTATGGCCGCTTTTTTGTAAGATGACAATGGCCTGGTTAATCAATTTTTCTTTTGTCATGATGCCGGGTTTATGTAATAATTCATAATAGAATATTTATATCAATACATATTCGTATATAAAAGGATTTACACCATGACAATAACCAGAGTCCATGTTTTGATCACAGGAAGGGTGCAGGGTGTTTATTTCAGGCAACATACGCAGGAAAAGGCATTGGAACTGAGATTGAAGGGCTGGGTCCAGAACCGTATGGATGGTAACGTAGAAGCGGTATTTGAAGGTGCTTCTGCACAGGTGAACGAGATGATACATTGGTGCCAGACAGGCCCGGTACATGCTAATGTTACCAAT encodes:
- a CDS encoding DUF356 domain-containing protein, producing the protein MESFAVVRADSATKVNTALLDLRRYGRMVFSDVPKYITSDYADEILTEVLCTQLRNKCRSAAVVPLKTIPSVAIGNLSRIHPPAHIIIISPKYDIFEELKSDIASFPRFEVGKSMPPEESEQTVYEAIA
- a CDS encoding transcriptional regulator, with product MTKEKLINQAIVILQKSGHTISDRCNIRPRSFDIAAGNDDVLLLIKVLSNVDGLKEDTAQEMLQLSEYLDGTPLVIGEKSRDHSLESGVVYYRYGIPAINIDTLYDYFVEEVPPIVYAAPGGLYVNVDGHVLHEMRLYSNLSIGALASELGVSRRSISKYEEDGMDMSVDMVIRLEEMFNQAIAIAIDFLNVDNKALKNRTNPVETEPGISIRSILSSLDMDVMPVSQAPFNAVSFEHTNSSKNKNMPIILTGFSDYTSAMVKRAKLMSSISEVTKAQSMFIVNGECKTECVDNTVLLKKSEIEEMEDFNDLISFIYEKVDRVKCA
- a CDS encoding acylphosphatase, encoding MTITRVHVLITGRVQGVYFRQHTQEKALELRLKGWVQNRMDGNVEAVFEGASAQVNEMIHWCQTGPVHANVTNVQADWEEPAGETGPFRIKYD